A genomic stretch from Lathyrus oleraceus cultivar Zhongwan6 chromosome 2, CAAS_Psat_ZW6_1.0, whole genome shotgun sequence includes:
- the LOC127119745 gene encoding uncharacterized protein LOC127119745, which produces MALYLDEEEIWKCLKHPSKRRKIGICPICLRERLATLCPNCANVRPCSCYATTSSSSSSASSSFSRFSVTGDSVGAIGKVHNLIDREPSLRRSRSMAIPFLRSRSRFSGGIKELDHDNTKDSPVINGSSSARSFWSMFKTSNRNRGSESERDWEAKKILTAERDNDVSRTAVMARSRSVAVASVTGDGESKPRSKGKGWSFPSPMKVFRQSKASKVVQERSPLYRG; this is translated from the coding sequence ATGGCGTTGTATCTGGATGAAGAAGAGATATGGAAATGTCTAAAACACCCTTCGAAACGAAGGAAGATTGGAATTTGTCCAATCTGCCTCCGTGAACGACTCGCAACTCTCTGCCCTAACTGCGCTAACGTGCGCCCGTGTTCCTGTTACGCTACAACTTCCTCTTCGTCTTCATCAGCGTCTTCGTCGTTCTCTCGATTTTCCGTAACCGGTGACAGCGTCGGCGCGATTGGTAAAGTTCACAATCTCATCGACCGTGAGCCTTCGCTCCGACGCTCGCGTTCGATGGCTATTCCGTTTCTCCGGTCGCGATCGAGATTCTCCGGCGGAATTAAAGAGTTGGATCACGATAACACTAAGGATTCTCCGGTGATCAATGGAAGCAGTTCGGCGAGGTCGTTTTGGTCAATGTTTAAGACGAGTAATCGCAACAGAGGAAGCGAATCGGAGCGAGATTGGGAGGCGAAGAAGATATTGACGGCGGAACGCGACAACGATGTGAGTCGAACCGCGGTGATGGCAAGGTCAAGGTCTGTGGCTGTTGCGTCGGTTACTGGAGATGGAGAATCGAAACCGCGTTCAAAGGGAAAGGGATGGTCCTTTCCGAGTCCGATGAAGGTTTTCCGGCAATCAAAGGCTTCTAAAGTTGTTCAGGAACGTTCTCCTTTGTATAGAGGTTAA